A genomic region of Deinococcus humi contains the following coding sequences:
- a CDS encoding sensor domain-containing protein — translation MHHVPDEVMGDLAEGYMALDCAGQITYLNPAAEDWTGLRAERVLGTSVWEHLGTIDFRFRSVLQEAQASGRRVEFETYSAPRQEWRRTRIYPHPDGFRIVFHDLTERKRAEEYSLRLLTVSDLLARALTPSQVARAILEYAHATSEAYAGLVAVRHGNGAALETLEFVGYPPELVHDYQVMDLRASLPLTETFREQSPLYLARSALMERYPQLRLSQTTASVAIFPLIAGGESTGVLVFSFPSDQTFSTIQRGYLQGLATQCAQALARAQQHAELVRNTASSRVILDALDEGLLMFSSAGQLAAVNAAAQRFFEIPPSDDPQPKLDLTGWAFHLEDGTPLHLDDCPITSAFRTGASCEGTLIQATRPGGETRWVSVNARPLYHPGDSRPYASMASMTDVTRQKTYEQQLTRRATRDELTGLFNRQSFLDHVTTALQGVRRRRLDCAVLVLDLNRFRSINDAYGGVVGDAVLCEVAARLTTQAGPRVTIARLSGDEFGILLSPLLSQRDAELFAEKLLDVVGAPISAQGHELHFSANVGISVPNNDRVRGSTLVQQAYQALASAQQRQGSGPVTYDVNIAQVQDRQTEIEHKLRSALRDEQLTLAYQPIVDLQTERPVAIEALVRWQHPALGVISPAEFIPIAEQRGLILLLGEWVMNQACLTARTWDAVTVAVNVSRLQFNQPNFPEVVQRALLHSGLPASRLELEITETAMADDLDEGVKQLMKLKALGVRVALDDFGTGQSSLASLQRLPIDNVKLDRSFVAGCQVDDRQRAMVEAVITLAGALGIKVVAEGIELGAQRDVLRQMGCAYGQGNLFARPLPADQLNVFNER, via the coding sequence ATGCACCACGTGCCTGACGAGGTGATGGGCGATCTTGCCGAAGGGTATATGGCCCTGGACTGCGCGGGGCAGATCACCTATCTCAACCCTGCGGCAGAGGACTGGACTGGACTGCGCGCCGAGCGTGTCCTGGGCACGAGCGTGTGGGAGCACCTGGGGACAATCGACTTCCGGTTCCGGTCTGTCCTGCAAGAAGCGCAGGCGTCCGGAAGAAGAGTGGAATTCGAGACGTACAGTGCGCCGCGGCAGGAGTGGCGGCGCACCCGCATCTACCCCCATCCTGATGGCTTCCGGATTGTGTTCCACGACCTGACTGAGCGCAAAAGGGCCGAAGAGTACAGCTTACGCCTGCTCACGGTCAGTGACCTGCTGGCCCGGGCCCTCACCCCGAGTCAGGTGGCACGCGCCATTCTGGAGTACGCGCATGCCACCTCCGAGGCCTATGCGGGTCTGGTGGCCGTACGGCATGGGAATGGGGCGGCGCTGGAGACGCTCGAGTTCGTAGGCTATCCGCCGGAACTCGTCCATGACTACCAAGTGATGGATCTTCGCGCCTCACTTCCATTAACAGAAACCTTCCGTGAGCAGTCACCGCTCTACCTGGCACGTTCAGCCTTGATGGAACGCTATCCACAGCTCCGCTTGTCCCAGACCACTGCCAGCGTGGCGATTTTTCCATTGATCGCAGGGGGGGAGTCCACTGGTGTGCTGGTCTTCAGCTTCCCGAGTGATCAGACGTTCTCGACCATCCAGCGGGGCTATCTTCAGGGACTGGCCACGCAATGCGCTCAGGCACTGGCCCGGGCCCAGCAACACGCAGAACTGGTGAGGAATACCGCCTCATCGCGCGTTATTCTGGACGCTCTGGATGAAGGCCTGCTGATGTTCAGCAGTGCGGGCCAACTTGCGGCGGTCAACGCGGCGGCACAACGGTTTTTTGAGATACCGCCCAGTGATGACCCGCAACCCAAACTCGATCTGACCGGATGGGCGTTCCATCTGGAAGACGGCACACCGCTGCACCTGGACGATTGTCCGATCACATCTGCCTTTCGCACGGGGGCCTCCTGTGAAGGCACCTTGATTCAAGCCACCCGGCCTGGCGGGGAGACGCGGTGGGTGAGCGTAAATGCCCGGCCGCTCTATCATCCGGGGGACTCCCGTCCGTACGCTTCGATGGCCTCGATGACCGACGTGACCCGGCAGAAGACGTACGAACAGCAGCTCACGCGCCGTGCAACGCGTGACGAACTGACCGGTTTGTTCAACCGTCAATCTTTTCTGGACCATGTGACCACAGCCTTACAGGGCGTGCGGCGGCGAAGACTGGATTGTGCGGTCCTGGTGCTGGATCTGAACCGCTTCCGCTCCATCAACGACGCGTACGGCGGGGTGGTCGGGGACGCCGTGCTGTGTGAGGTGGCGGCGCGACTCACCACGCAAGCCGGCCCAAGGGTCACAATCGCCCGCCTGAGCGGAGACGAATTCGGCATCCTGCTGTCGCCGCTATTGTCGCAACGGGATGCCGAGCTGTTTGCAGAAAAATTGCTGGACGTGGTGGGCGCCCCCATCAGTGCACAGGGGCATGAATTGCACTTCAGCGCCAATGTCGGGATCAGTGTGCCGAACAACGACCGGGTGCGGGGCAGCACGCTGGTGCAGCAAGCCTACCAGGCGCTGGCGAGCGCGCAACAACGGCAGGGAAGCGGCCCGGTGACGTATGACGTCAACATTGCGCAGGTGCAGGACCGTCAGACGGAGATAGAGCACAAGCTGCGCTCCGCTTTGAGAGACGAACAGTTGACGCTGGCGTATCAACCGATCGTGGATCTCCAAACCGAGCGGCCTGTGGCGATAGAGGCGCTGGTGCGCTGGCAGCACCCCGCGCTCGGGGTCATCAGCCCAGCCGAGTTCATTCCAATTGCGGAGCAGCGCGGACTGATCTTGCTCCTGGGCGAGTGGGTCATGAACCAGGCCTGTCTCACGGCCCGGACATGGGACGCAGTGACGGTTGCGGTTAACGTCAGCCGCCTGCAGTTCAATCAGCCCAATTTTCCGGAGGTGGTTCAGCGGGCCTTGCTGCACAGCGGCCTTCCCGCAAGTCGCCTGGAACTGGAGATTACCGAAACAGCCATGGCGGATGACCTGGATGAAGGGGTCAAGCAGTTGATGAAGCTCAAGGCCCTCGGCGTTCGTGTGGCGCTGGACGATTTCGGGACCGGGCAGTCGAGTCTGGCCAGCCTGCAGCGCTTGCCCATTGACAATGTGAAACTTGACCGGTCATTTGTGGCCGGCTGTCAGGTCGATGACCGGCAAAGGGCGATGGTCGAGGCTGTCATCACGCTTGCCGGAGCGCTGGGCATCAAGGTGGTGGCTGAAGGCATTGAGTTGGGCGCGCAACGGGACGTCCTCCGCCAGATGGGGTGTGCCTACGGGCAAGGGAATCTGTTCGCCCGTCCCCTTCCGGCAGATCAACTGAACGTCTTCAATGAGCGCTGA
- a CDS encoding tetratricopeptide repeat-containing diguanylate cyclase: MNDAQVDFLEEALSRSEGPRRLVALNDLAYALHTADAQRTLLLTQEALEVAVRLGATEEVLRSTFSRGVALYTLGRFQEAAEALRRADGWAVEQGQDDLIAPVLRYLGDTLIRMGQVDEAAALLARALALFSERRDPLGEADCFNALGALADMGGDYPEAARCHRQALQRRQAAGRSDQVARSLGNLGHVWSALGDHTRALHHHQQALVLFEDCAEPHNMARALINVAVTYDRLEQYDQALTLYERAIPVLLEHGDEVLTALAQANLALLHVKVGQAVLALPLAQAALEIFERHDVWPLTSVALLGLGLAHKSAGDLRAAQTFLWEALERSTLYQLSEIIIQAHEGLSAALRDLGDSEGALEHLRRCLDLERSFTGRQAAQRTEAVLTELEAETAWREADVARQRADELQRLNSVLETAHEQQLELMRRLDEQAHQDTLTGLYNRRYFNQHFDHAIQQAHARREPLTVALFDVDHFKRINDTFSHLTGDLVLQRVATVVRERCEPIDTLARYGGEEFVLLMPGTDLETAARRCSALLEAVATHRWPELPPGERVTLSAGLAELTPISLPSSLIAQADQQLYRAKRNGRNRVLY, encoded by the coding sequence TTGAATGATGCACAGGTGGACTTCCTTGAAGAGGCATTGAGCCGTAGTGAAGGGCCGAGACGTTTGGTGGCACTCAATGACCTGGCCTACGCTTTACATACGGCTGATGCTCAGCGCACGCTGCTTTTGACGCAAGAGGCTCTCGAGGTCGCTGTCCGCCTTGGAGCGACCGAAGAGGTGTTGCGCAGCACCTTCTCGCGGGGTGTGGCCCTCTATACCCTGGGCCGTTTTCAAGAGGCCGCCGAAGCACTGAGAAGAGCCGACGGTTGGGCAGTTGAACAGGGACAAGACGACCTGATCGCTCCGGTCTTGCGGTACTTGGGCGATACCCTGATCCGTATGGGTCAGGTTGATGAAGCCGCGGCTCTGCTCGCGCGCGCACTCGCGTTGTTCAGTGAACGACGTGATCCGTTGGGAGAGGCCGATTGCTTCAATGCGCTCGGGGCCTTGGCCGACATGGGAGGCGACTACCCCGAAGCAGCGAGATGCCATCGGCAGGCGCTCCAGCGGCGACAGGCAGCTGGCAGGAGTGATCAGGTGGCGCGCTCGCTCGGCAATCTGGGCCATGTCTGGTCGGCCCTGGGTGACCACACGCGCGCTCTCCACCACCATCAGCAGGCGCTGGTCTTGTTCGAAGACTGTGCTGAACCGCATAACATGGCCCGTGCCCTGATCAATGTGGCCGTGACCTATGATCGTCTGGAGCAGTATGACCAGGCCCTGACGTTGTACGAACGGGCGATTCCGGTGCTCCTCGAGCATGGAGACGAGGTCCTGACAGCGCTTGCTCAGGCTAACCTCGCGCTGCTCCATGTCAAAGTGGGTCAAGCGGTTCTCGCGCTTCCCCTGGCGCAGGCTGCGTTGGAAATTTTTGAACGGCATGACGTGTGGCCACTGACCTCAGTGGCTTTGCTTGGTTTGGGACTGGCCCATAAGAGCGCAGGTGATCTTCGCGCAGCCCAAACGTTCCTCTGGGAGGCCCTTGAGCGCAGCACTCTGTATCAGCTCTCAGAGATCATCATCCAGGCCCACGAGGGGCTGTCTGCCGCATTGAGGGACCTGGGAGACAGCGAAGGAGCGCTTGAGCACCTGCGGCGCTGCCTGGACCTCGAACGCTCCTTCACTGGCCGGCAGGCCGCACAACGGACAGAAGCCGTGCTTACTGAGCTGGAAGCGGAGACGGCGTGGCGTGAGGCAGATGTCGCCCGGCAGCGGGCAGACGAGTTGCAGCGTTTAAATAGTGTCCTTGAGACGGCCCATGAGCAGCAACTTGAGCTGATGCGCCGCCTGGACGAGCAGGCCCATCAGGACACGTTGACGGGGCTGTACAACCGGCGATATTTCAATCAGCATTTCGACCACGCGATCCAACAGGCACACGCGCGGCGGGAGCCTTTGACCGTCGCTCTTTTTGATGTTGACCACTTCAAGCGCATTAACGATACCTTCTCACATCTCACGGGTGATCTCGTGCTCCAGCGGGTGGCCACAGTCGTGCGTGAAAGGTGTGAGCCGATAGATACGCTGGCCCGTTACGGGGGCGAGGAATTTGTGTTGCTGATGCCCGGTACAGATCTGGAGACCGCAGCACGACGGTGCTCCGCCCTGCTGGAGGCCGTGGCCACACACCGCTGGCCGGAGCTTCCTCCCGGCGAGCGCGTGACGCTCAGTGCTGGGCTGGCTGAGTTGACGCCCATCAGCCTTCCCAGCAGCCTGATCGCCCAGGCGGATCAGCAGTTGTACCGGGCAAAACGCAATGGCCGCAATCGAGTGCTGTATTGA
- a CDS encoding ParA family protein — MITMTVFNHAGGAGKTSLTLNVGHELAVSGLRVLLIDLDPQANLTGWLGVTGVQRDQTVYPVAVEGLPLPEPIRIHGLDLLPAQVGLAVAEGQMMGRVGAQGRLRRALQDVADRYDVVMIDSPPSLGQLAILGALAADRMIVPVPTRQKGIDALPGLQGAFAEYREVRPDLTVALYVPTLYDARRLHDREVLADLQQHLSPLATPVPQREAVWLDSTAQGAPVGVYAPGSPVHADVKTLTADVARAAGLAYARSAV, encoded by the coding sequence ATGATCACAATGACAGTGTTTAACCATGCGGGGGGGGCCGGGAAAACCAGTCTGACCCTGAATGTGGGACACGAGCTGGCGGTTAGCGGTCTGCGGGTTCTGCTGATCGACCTTGATCCACAGGCCAACCTGACTGGCTGGCTGGGAGTGACGGGCGTTCAGCGTGACCAGACCGTCTACCCGGTGGCGGTGGAGGGCCTGCCCTTGCCCGAGCCGATCAGGATTCACGGCTTGGATCTTTTGCCCGCCCAGGTGGGTCTCGCTGTTGCCGAAGGTCAGATGATGGGCCGGGTAGGCGCTCAGGGCCGCCTGAGGCGCGCGCTGCAGGATGTGGCGGACCGCTACGACGTGGTGATGATCGACAGCCCGCCCAGCCTGGGTCAACTGGCCATCCTCGGTGCACTGGCCGCCGACCGCATGATCGTGCCGGTTCCTACCCGGCAAAAAGGCATTGACGCCCTCCCCGGTCTTCAGGGTGCCTTTGCCGAATACCGCGAGGTCCGGCCCGATCTCACGGTGGCACTGTACGTGCCCACCCTTTACGACGCCCGACGATTGCATGACCGCGAAGTGCTGGCTGATCTGCAACAGCACCTCTCCCCTCTTGCCACGCCGGTGCCTCAGCGCGAGGCAGTATGGCTTGATTCTACCGCTCAGGGTGCGCCAGTGGGCGTCTATGCACCTGGCAGCCCGGTACACGCTGACGTCAAGACGCTGACCGCCGATGTGGCCCGCGCCGCGGGCCTGGCCTACGCCCGGAGCGCCGTATGA
- a CDS encoding ParB/RepB/Spo0J family partition protein codes for MTRPRPTRQRTVAGLLGETPTDLSQPDVVTVLAVDQLRPGTGQPRRSFGEAGLRSLATSIREQGVLQPLLVRPVKGGHEIVAGERRWRAAQLAGLREVPVVVRALDDRQARLAALLENLQRENLNLIDEVDAKLELAAAALGLPRDEARSRLTRLTKEAPGEETATLDSLFGPLGESWTSFAKNKLRILGWPGEVVEALRGGLPLTLASVIVGAPEEHHARLIGLAQQGVSRSGLQAEVQRLEQQDKIPSLAADVARKLGSRRFLTGLKPDERKAVDRWLSKMPEVLK; via the coding sequence ATGACCCGCCCCCGCCCCACCCGCCAACGTACGGTAGCCGGTCTGCTGGGCGAGACACCCACCGATCTCAGCCAGCCGGACGTCGTGACCGTGCTTGCTGTGGACCAGCTGCGTCCGGGCACAGGTCAGCCCCGACGCAGCTTCGGCGAGGCTGGCCTGAGGAGCCTTGCCACCAGCATCCGTGAGCAGGGAGTATTACAGCCCCTGCTGGTGCGGCCGGTCAAAGGAGGCCACGAAATTGTTGCCGGTGAGCGGCGCTGGCGGGCCGCCCAGCTGGCTGGTTTACGCGAGGTTCCAGTCGTGGTCCGCGCGCTTGACGATCGGCAGGCACGCCTGGCTGCGCTGCTCGAGAACCTTCAACGCGAGAACCTCAATCTGATCGACGAGGTGGACGCCAAACTGGAACTGGCCGCCGCCGCCCTGGGTCTCCCCCGCGACGAGGCACGCAGCCGGCTGACCCGGTTAACAAAGGAGGCCCCGGGCGAGGAAACTGCGACCCTCGATTCACTGTTCGGACCACTGGGAGAAAGCTGGACCTCCTTTGCCAAGAACAAGCTGAGGATCCTGGGCTGGCCCGGCGAGGTGGTCGAGGCACTGCGCGGCGGACTGCCCCTGACCCTGGCGTCGGTCATCGTCGGTGCACCTGAAGAACACCACGCCCGGCTGATTGGGCTGGCGCAACAGGGCGTTTCCCGCAGTGGTCTGCAAGCAGAAGTCCAACGCTTGGAGCAGCAGGATAAGATCCCCAGCCTAGCCGCCGATGTCGCCCGCAAATTGGGCAGCCGCCGATTCCTGACCGGCCTGAAGCCTGACGAGCGCAAAGCGGTGGATCGCTGGCTGTCCAAGATGCCTGAAGTCCTGAAATAA
- a CDS encoding AbrB/MazE/SpoVT family DNA-binding domain-containing protein codes for MSRSVPDDSRVITGQLGPKYRAILPRAVRDILHVQEGDTLLYVLEGEQVRLTTKRQMAQELYGSLAENDGHDFTAELLQERRTELQREKP; via the coding sequence ATGAGCAGAAGTGTCCCTGATGACAGCCGGGTGATCACAGGACAACTCGGACCCAAATACCGCGCCATCCTTCCCCGTGCCGTGCGTGACATCCTGCATGTTCAGGAAGGCGACACCCTGCTCTACGTGCTGGAGGGTGAGCAGGTCCGCCTCACCACCAAGCGGCAAATGGCCCAGGAACTCTACGGCAGCCTTGCCGAGAATGATGGGCACGATTTCACGGCTGAGCTGCTTCAGGAGCGCCGGACTGAATTGCAGCGGGAGAAACCTTGA
- a CDS encoding PIN domain-containing protein, with the protein MSRPVLLDASALMAFIRKEPGGERVLAELTTGQRSHHVGAAQLVEVEGKLVSDGSFTPEQVRTRLHQLGQLLEVRPFEVRAQQAASFYYARRRPYDLSLGDALCLGLAEALEADVMTAEQRWATLPDLPFTVELIR; encoded by the coding sequence TTGAGTCGCCCGGTCCTGCTGGACGCCAGCGCCTTGATGGCCTTCATCCGCAAGGAGCCAGGAGGGGAGAGGGTGCTCGCAGAACTCACCACTGGGCAGCGCAGTCACCACGTGGGCGCAGCACAACTCGTTGAGGTGGAAGGCAAGCTGGTCAGCGATGGGAGCTTTACCCCCGAGCAGGTCCGCACCCGACTGCATCAGTTGGGCCAGCTGCTGGAGGTCAGGCCTTTTGAAGTCCGCGCCCAGCAGGCCGCCTCGTTTTATTACGCCCGGCGACGGCCCTATGATCTGAGTCTGGGCGACGCCCTGTGCCTGGGACTGGCCGAAGCTCTGGAAGCTGACGTGATGACTGCCGAGCAGCGTTGGGCCACCCTGCCGGACCTGCCCTTCACGGTGGAGCTCATCCGCTAA
- a CDS encoding ArsR/SmtB family transcription factor has product MVPPPMPSFVAQTTAQARLLLHSAYGPALETLMRGEVSVAEVAKRTNIPVKQAHHRLTRLLEAGLIEVTGERQRGGRPIKLYRARATVYQVPFALTDAATAGELMTGMTQPYLKASMEAIGPLFMAETNRDVLVALNAQQHLSMLLVGETGKDTAEPQGRFGAFTQLRLGREARAEAARRMRELGDWLITQELQEADSPDAQMCIAGLFFTPGQVDGK; this is encoded by the coding sequence GTGGTCCCGCCCCCCATGCCGTCTTTTGTCGCTCAAACCACCGCTCAGGCCCGGCTGCTGCTGCATTCGGCTTACGGTCCAGCCCTGGAGACCTTGATGCGGGGCGAGGTCAGTGTGGCTGAAGTGGCCAAAAGAACAAACATCCCGGTCAAGCAGGCCCACCACCGGCTGACGCGGCTGCTGGAGGCCGGCCTGATCGAAGTCACGGGCGAACGTCAGCGTGGCGGCCGACCCATCAAACTGTACCGCGCCAGAGCCACGGTGTATCAAGTGCCCTTTGCGTTGACCGACGCGGCCACGGCCGGGGAACTGATGACCGGGATGACGCAACCCTACCTCAAAGCCTCAATGGAGGCCATCGGGCCTCTGTTCATGGCCGAGACGAACCGGGACGTGCTGGTGGCCCTCAATGCCCAGCAGCATCTCAGCATGCTGCTGGTGGGGGAGACGGGGAAGGATACTGCGGAGCCTCAGGGCAGGTTCGGCGCTTTCACTCAGCTCCGGCTGGGTCGGGAGGCGCGCGCGGAAGCCGCGCGGCGGATGCGGGAGCTGGGCGACTGGCTGATCACCCAAGAACTTCAGGAGGCGGACTCGCCGGATGCACAGATGTGTATCGCCGGCCTGTTTTTTACGCCGGGACAGGTGGATGGGAAATAG
- a CDS encoding MFS transporter: MTTTAPTTLWNRNFVIWWLGSAQSALGSALAGIATSFLVLGQTGSAGAMGVNLALALLPALLSPLFGALVDRLPVKLPLITGNLLRAALQLGVGVWALHGHVPVEVLHGAALLTGLVGAFYGPASMGVTPRLIPPNQLQRAGGLMQGSAQTMQMLGLVGGGLLISQVGSAPALILDGLSFLIFSALLMLVRFPTHTAQGAKESFWASFVGGLRYVRRSPMLIGLPLTALLVNAALAPMEMLLPKRMLALGVGAAGYGLFFGILLGGMVVGSLGLAWLGERARPRVLSVLGLGGLGLSVLALSFTQTALQMHVLAAWMGLATATTNVSIAVLFQQRVQPEYYGRVGSLLNMVATAGMPLTLLALAPLADQLPFALIIGMAGAVTVLGALAWTGVLRREPPPISHPPVPA; this comes from the coding sequence ATGACCACAACCGCCCCGACAACCCTCTGGAACCGCAACTTTGTGATCTGGTGGCTGGGCAGCGCCCAGAGTGCGCTCGGCAGTGCGCTGGCCGGCATTGCCACCAGCTTTCTGGTGCTGGGACAGACGGGCAGCGCCGGGGCCATGGGCGTCAATCTGGCCCTCGCACTGCTGCCTGCCCTGCTCTCGCCGCTCTTCGGAGCGCTGGTCGATCGCTTGCCCGTCAAGCTACCGCTGATCACCGGCAACCTGCTGCGCGCGGCCCTGCAACTGGGTGTGGGGGTCTGGGCCTTGCATGGCCATGTGCCGGTTGAAGTGCTGCACGGCGCGGCGCTGCTCACCGGCCTGGTGGGCGCGTTCTATGGCCCGGCCAGCATGGGCGTCACCCCCCGGTTGATTCCGCCCAATCAACTTCAGCGGGCGGGCGGGCTGATGCAGGGCAGCGCCCAGACCATGCAAATGCTGGGCCTGGTGGGCGGCGGCCTGTTGATTTCACAGGTGGGCAGCGCGCCCGCCCTGATCCTTGACGGCCTCTCCTTTCTGATCTTCAGCGCGCTGTTGATGCTGGTGCGTTTCCCCACCCACACGGCGCAGGGGGCGAAAGAAAGCTTCTGGGCATCGTTCGTGGGGGGGTTGCGCTACGTGCGCCGCAGTCCGATGCTGATCGGACTGCCCCTGACGGCGTTGCTGGTCAACGCGGCCCTGGCACCGATGGAAATGCTGCTCCCCAAACGAATGCTGGCGCTGGGCGTGGGTGCGGCGGGGTATGGGCTTTTCTTCGGCATCCTGCTCGGCGGGATGGTTGTGGGCAGCCTGGGCCTGGCGTGGCTGGGTGAACGCGCCCGGCCGCGAGTCCTGAGCGTGCTGGGCCTGGGCGGCCTGGGCCTGAGTGTGCTGGCCCTCTCCTTCACGCAAACGGCCCTCCAGATGCATGTCCTGGCCGCCTGGATGGGTCTGGCCACCGCCACGACCAACGTATCCATCGCCGTGCTCTTCCAACAGCGTGTGCAGCCGGAGTATTACGGGCGGGTAGGCAGTCTGCTCAACATGGTGGCCACAGCCGGGATGCCCCTGACGCTGCTCGCGTTGGCTCCTCTGGCGGACCAGCTCCCCTTTGCCCTGATCATCGGCATGGCGGGTGCCGTCACTGTGCTGGGCGCACTGGCCTGGACGGGCGTATTGCGCCGCGAACCACCGCCTATTTCCCATCCACCTGTCCCGGCGTAA